In one window of Helianthus annuus cultivar XRQ/B chromosome 17, HanXRQr2.0-SUNRISE, whole genome shotgun sequence DNA:
- the LOC110923141 gene encoding F-box/LRR-repeat protein At4g14103: MSYMIKNDEDRLSSLPEEVVSHILSLMPTKFAVRTSILSWRWRYSWMSVTNLDFDDRHPYHDLNCFTKFVDRVLELQKSPQVKVFRMCFSEMWVKKSNVSKWIDVAVRLNVSELDVQSIVLEVPVSLFTCRTLTKLKLAHNTRDWDVWECSSPVNLPCLKTLDIYVIANPFVNAFKLLPGCPVLENLYLCVTCKGEKEEYIFNIPTLKRLELTWHKHRPVNDKVVLQVPNLEYLSVTHMFGRPVVKKELSSLIDQPLRHHMWVKCLKEVGLNNFQFKE; encoded by the coding sequence ATGAGTTACATGATTAAGAATGACGAAGACAGGCTCAGCAGCTTACCCGAAGAGGTTGTTTCACACATACTCTCTTTAATGCCTACAAAATTTGCGGTGAGAACTAGCATCTTATCCTGGAGATGGAGGTATAGTTGGATGTCTGTTACAAATCTTGACTTTGATGATAGACACCCCTACCACGACTTAAACTGTTTTACGAAATTTGTTGATCGGGTGTTGGAGCTTCAAAAATCACCCCAAGTTAAAGTATTCCGGATGTGTTTTTCTGAAATGTGGGTTAAGAAGTCAAACGTGTCGAAGTGGATTGATGTAGCAGTCCGGTTAAATGTTTCTGAGCTTGATGTACAATCTATTGTGCTTGAAGTACCTGTTAGCCTGTTCACTTGCAGGACACTCACAAAATTAAAACTGGCTCACAATACCCGTGATTGGGATGTTTGGGAGTGTTCGTCTCCAGTCAATCTTCCTTGTCTGAAAACTCTAGACATCTATGTTATTGCCAATCCTTTTGTAAATGCATTTAAACTCCTCCCTGGATGCCCGGTGCTTGAGAATTTATATTTGTGTGTAACATGCAAGGGTGAAAAAGAAGAATACATATTCAATATCCCTACTTTAAAACGACTGGAACTCACATGGCACAAACACCGACCGGTTAACGACAAAGTTGTTTTACAGGTCCCTAATCTTGAATACCTATCTGTTACCCATATGTTCGGCAGGCCTGTTGTCAAGAAAGAGTTGTCGTCATTGATTGATCAGCCGTTGAGGCATCATATGTGGGTTAAGTGTCTAAAGGAAGTGGGGTTAAATAACTTTCAGTTCAAagagtaa